One genomic region from Mastacembelus armatus chromosome 21, fMasArm1.2, whole genome shotgun sequence encodes:
- the lrrc3 gene encoding leucine-rich repeat-containing protein 3 → MSRLLFSDGTRGRSLLNMQELAGPNMPKKSPVFDGLALSCGLLFGLFIASTPVMACPSSCHCIEKSGMTVVQCMSRNLEKIPSDLPRDTVVLLLASNHITHIPNHAFSELHYLQEVDLSNNDIETVDVGAFHGVSDSLLFLDLSNNNIQSVPKEAFARLRAKISLSNNPWHCECTLQEVLRELRLDPETVNEVICHTAVQEEYAGKLLIQVLDSGINFCNFHHKTTDVAMFVTMFGWFTMVIAYVIYYVRHNQEDARRHLEYLKSLPSSSQISKDFDTISTVL, encoded by the coding sequence ATGTCAAGATTGCTTTTCTCTGACGGGACACGTGGAAGGTCACTGCTGAATATGCAGGAATTAGCTGGGCCTAATATGCCCAAGAAATCCCCTGTCTTTGATGGCTTAGCCCTCTCATGTGGCTTGCTCTTTGGATTATTCATTGCAAGTACACCAGTGATGGCTTGTCCCAGCAGTTGTCACTGTATAGAGAAGAGTGGCATGACAGTGGTCCAGTGTATGTCTCGCAACTTGGAGAAGATCCCATCAGATCTTCCCAGAGATACTGTCGTCCTGCTTCTGGCATCCAACCACATCACTCACATCCCTAACCATGCCTTCAGCGAACTGCACTATCTTCAGGAGGTGGACCTGTCTAACAATGACATTGAGACTGTGGATGTTGGAGCATTTCATGGTGTTTCTGACAGCCTCCTGTTCCTGGATTTATCAAACAACAATATCCAAAGTGTTCCCAAAGAGGCATTTGCCCGTCTTCGAGCAAAAATCAGTCTCTCAAACAACCCGTGGCACTGTGAGTGTACGCTGCAGGAGGTCCTGAGGGAGCTACGGCTGGACCCTGAGACAGTGAATGAGGTGATCTGCCACACAGCAGTGCAGGAGGAATATGCAGGCAAACTGTTAATCCAAGTGCTGGACTCAGGGATCAACTTCTGCAACTTTCACCACAAGACCACCGATGTTGCCATGTTTGTCACTATGTTCGGATGGTTCACCATGGTGATCGCATATGTGATCTACTATGTAAGGCACAATCAAGAGGATGCCAGAAGGCACCTAGAGTACCTCAAGTCACTGCCTAGCAGCTCTCAGATCAGCAAGGACTTTGATACCATCAGCACTGT